The genomic region AAGACGGCCGGGTGTTCTGGGATCCGACGCTGCCGAGCCAGACGCGGGATGATCGTCGAAAGATCTTCACCAGCAAGATCGAGACGCTGGCAAAACTCCACATGTTCGATCCCGTCGCGATCGGTCTTGGCGACTTCGGCAAACCCGGCAACTACTTTGCCCGGCAGATCGACCGCTGGACCAAGCAGTACCGCGCGTCCGAGACCCAGACCATTCCGGAGTTCGAGAAGGTCGCCGGATGGTTGCCGAAGACGGTGCCGGAGCAGGCGCGCGTCTCGATCGTCCACGGCGACTATCGCCTCGACAACATGATTTTCCACGCGACGGAACCACGCGTGCAGGCCGTGCTCGATTGGGAATTGTCGACGCTCGGCGATCCCATGGCCGACTTCACCTATCTGCTGATGCAGTGGGTCATGCCCGGCCTGGACGGCGCCGACCTCAAGGCGCTCAACATCCCGAGCGTGGAGGAGGCCGCGCAGATCTATTGCAACGTCACCAAGATGACGGTGCCTGACCTCAACTGGTATTTCGCCTACAACCTGTTCCGTCTCGCCGGCATCACGCAAGGCATCGCCGGCCGGGTCCGCGACGGCACCGCGGCGAATGCCAAGGCGCTGGAGTCAGCCAAGCGCACCGTTCCCCTGTCGAAGGCGTCTTGGGAGTACGCGCAGAAGGCGGGCGCGGTTTAAGGAATCCGAAGGCGCGGCTGACGGCCGCGCCTTTGCTTGCGTTCCTCCCGTGTCTGGACACGGGACAGAATGACGAGAGATGCCCGCATGATCGATCACACCACCCTCATCACCTACATCCTCATCGTCCTCGGCTTCGTCTTCATTCCCGGACCGGCGACACTCCTCACCATGGCGCGCGCCGCGAGCTCGGGGACCAGGGTCGGTATCGCGACGGGCGCGGGAATTGCGGCCGGTGACGTGGTCCACACCACCATGGCGATCGTCGGCCTCTCTGCGATCATCGCGACGTCGGCGCTCCTGTTCAGCGTGGTCAAATACGCGGGCGCGGGCTTTCTGATCTATCTCGGCATTCGCGCCATGCTCGACAAGACGCCGCTCGAGGTGAATGGCGGCGCGCCCGCGATCAGCGCAGTACGGGCATTCCGGCAGGCCGTGCTGACCGAGGTGCTGAATCCGAAGACCGCGCTGTTCTTCCTCGCGTTCCTGCCGCAGTTCGTCCGGCCCGAGCATGGTTCGACGACGCTGCAGCTCGCGCTGCTCGGTGCTGTGTTCGTGTTGCTCGGCCTCCTTAGCACGGTGGTGTTCGCCGTCGGCGCCGGCCGTCTCGGCGATTTGCTACGCCGCCATCCAGCCGTCGTGAAATGGCAGGGCAAGGTGGTCGGGACCATCTACTGCGCCGTCGGCGTGCGGCTGGCTTTGCAGGAGCGATGAGGCGCACCGCTCATTCGTAGCCCGGATGAGCGCAGCGATATCAGGGACAGCGACCCCGCATGTCGCTACGCTCATGCGGGCTACGGGGGTCTCCAGACGCTCGTCATTGCGAGCGAAGCAGCGAAGCGAAGCAATCCAGAATCTTCGCACGGTGGCAGTCTGGATTGCTTCGTCGCAAGAGCTCCTCGCAATGACGCGGAAACACCTCACCCCTTCACGCAATGCGCGATCAGCTTCTCCACGAAGCCTGCGCATTTCTCCAGCTCCGCCATCTCCACGAACTCGTCCGGCGTATGCGCCTGCGCGATCGACCCGGGCCCGATCACCACTGACGGGATATCGGTCATGCTGGCGAACAGGCTCGCCTCGGTGCCGAAGGCGACCTTGGCGTGGTCGTTGCGCCCCGCGAGGCTCTTGGCCAGCGTGACGATGGTGGCGTCGGCGGCGGTGTCGAGGGCGGGATAATCGAGGATCTCTTCGAAGTCGATGCCGCACTCCGGGTGTCGCGCCCTCATCGCCGGCTCGATCTCGGTCTTGGCCCAGGCGACGATCGCATCCGTCACCTCCCTGGATTCGGTTATGCCGATGCCGCGGCATTCGAAATCCACCGTGCAGGTATCGGGCACGATGTTGAGCGCGGCGCCGCCATGCACGATGCTGGTGAGCAGCGTCGAGTGCGGGACATCGTAGAGGCTGTTCGTAGCTTTCGTGCTTGCGAGTTGGAACGCGCGGCGGCGGATTTCGACGATCAGCTCGGCGGCGTATTCGATCGCGTTGACGCCCTCGGGCGCGATCGAGGAGTGGCGGGCGAGGCCCTGGAACGTGGCGCGCACGCCGTGCTTGCCCTTGTGGCCGATGATGACCTTCATCTCGGTCGGCTCGCCGATGAAGGCGCCGAGCGGCTTGATCCGTTTCTTCGCGACCTCGCGCAGCATCGGCCGCACGCCGACGCAGCCGATCTCCTCGTCATAGGAGATCGCGAGATGGATCGGCGTTGCAAGCTTCGCCTCCAGCATCTCCGGCACCATGGCAAGGCACACCGCGACAAATCCCTTCATGTCGGTGGTGCCGCGGCCATAGAGCCGGCCGTCGCGCTCGATCAGCTTGAACGGATCGTGGCTCCAGTCCTGGCCGACCACGGGCACCACGTCGGTATGTCCCGACAGCACCAGGCCGGGGCGGTCCTCGGGTCCAATGGTGACCCATAGCGCGGCTTTCTGTCCGGTCTCGTCGACGATGCGCTCACTCTTGACGCCGTGTGCGGCGAGATAGCTCTCGATATGCGCGATCAGGGGCAGGTTGGAGCGATCGCTGATCGTGTCGAAGCCGACGAGGTCGGCGAGCAGCTTGCGAATACGGTCGGGTCTTGAGCTTGGCATTGTCACGTTCTTGTCAGGGGGATGGAAGCTGAAGTGCTTGCACCGAACCATACCAACGTCGCCTCTGGTAGAGCAAATCAACACAGACCGGTAGCCCGGGTGAGCGAAGCGATACCCGGGACAGCTCGTGGTCGGAATCCCGGATGTCGCTTCGCTCATCCGGGCTACAAGACCTTGTGTTGCCTGTCGGGCAAAACACCCCAATTGCCGGTCAACCCGCGCCGTCGAAAATATTCCACTTTACCGAAATTCGGAAATCACGTATGTGTCGCCGCAACCCGGCCCAAGGAAGAGGGGCGTATCGCGATCGTCACGAACGCGGGCCGGACAGCGGCGGACGCGGGGCCACACCGGCGCGAATGGTTTCGCAGGGCGAGCAACCGTGAGCGAAGGCGTCGCGTACACGACCGGTGCTGACAGCGTACGGCAAAACCGTGTCGTCCTGACGCCCGGTGTGCGTCAAGTCTTGTGGTGACGTGGCGGCCCGACCGGGTTCGCGCATCAGCCATCCATGAGGCGACGGGGGCAATAGTGCATCGCTCCCCGGGGAGAGCACGGCATAAGCCGTAAAACCGCTGCGCAGGGAAGGCCGGACGTTTTGGCTTCACCTGTATGCCGCTGTGCAGATTTTTTACTGCAACTTCGCACAGTGGACCGCGGGTGCCAGCCGGCGCCCGGTCTTCCCTGCGCCCTCTTTCATTCGAGGGTGAGGCGACCAAGCAAAGCTCGGGCGAACAAGCCGCGAGAGGGCGAAGGTGTGTCTGCGAACGGGAATGCGAATGGAAGCGCGACCCTGCCACCCACAGACTCCGTCATTGCGAGCACAGCGAAGCAATCCAGGCTGACGCCGCGGAAAGACTCTGGATTGCTTCGCTGTGCTCGCAATGACGATGCTGAAGCAGTTGCGCGCCAAAACTTCTGTCTCCTGCCCCGGACGCAGCGCAGCAGCGTGAGAAAGCTGCAGCGCGTCCGGGACGCGAGAGTGCGTGAACTAAACCGGCTTCCCCGTATACGGCATCGACGCCGTCAGTCCGCCGTCCACCGGGAAGGCCTGGCCATTGACGTACGACGCCTCGTCGCTGGCCAAGAACAGTCCCATCGCGGCGAGCTCGTGCGGCTGGCCGGGGCGCTTGAGCGGATTGAGCTGGCCGATCTTGTCGGCGGTGCCGCGCTCCTTGGCGCGGTCGAAGATCGGCTTGGTCATGCCGGTCTCGATCAGGCCCGGGCACACCGCGTTGATGCGCACACCGGTACCGGTGAGCGAATAGGCGGTGGTCTGCACCAGGGAGATGACGCCGGCCTTGCTCGCGGCATAGGGATGTCCGCTGGCGCCGGCCTTGAGGCCCGCGACGGACGCGGTGAGCACGATCGCGCCGGACTGCTGCTTCACCATGTGCGGCATGGCATGCTTCACCGCGAGAAACGGCCCGATCAGGTTGATGCGCAAGACTTCCTGCCATTGCTCGACGGTCTGCTCGCCGAGCGGAACGAGTCCGCCGGAGACGCCGGCATTGGCCCAGATCACGTCGAGCCGGCCGTGCGTCTTCACCGCCTTGTCGATCACGGCCATGACGTCCTTTTCGGAGCCCGCATCCGCCATCATGGCTTCCGCGACACCGCCGGCCTTCTTCACCTCGTCGACCGTCTCCTTCACCGCCTCGCTGCGATCGACCGCGATCAGCTTGGCGCCTTCCCTGGTGAACAGCAGCGCGGCCGCGCGGCCGATGCCGCTGCCGGCACCGGTGATGATGACGGATTTGCCTTGCAGACGGCCCATGCGGTTTCTCCCTTTGGTTCGCGCGCGACGCTTGCCGCGCGACGGAATTTCAAACAAGATTTCAAACGGTAAAGTGTCTTGAGACACGTTCGCTACTGACGTACAGCGACATCAGACGGGATGGAAGGGTTTCGATGGCAGGTGCAGACAAGCCCAAAGTGGTCACGACACGCTGGTGGTGGGTCCGTCACGCGCCCGTGCGCAATGACGGTGGCAACATCTACGGTCAGTCCGATCTCGCCTGCGACACCAGCGATACCTACGTCTTCAATGCTGTTGCCAAGGTGCTGCCACGCAAGGCGGTCTGGTATTCGAGCAATCTGATGCGCACCCATCAGACCGCCGATGCGATCTGGGCGGCCGGATTCCCGAGGCCTGCATCGATGAAATGGGAGGCGGACCTCGCCGAACAGAATCTCGGTCGCTGGCAGGGCATGAACCGCGCCGAGTTCATCGCCAGCCGTCCCGTCGGCTCGAGCTGGTTTGCCGACATCAACGAGCCTGCACCCGGCGGCGAAAGCTTCATGGACCTCTACAACCGCACCCGCCGCACCATCGAGCGGATCAACAATGAGGCCGCCGGGCAGGACGTGATCGCGGTCGCACATGGCGGCACCATCAAGGCGGCGCTGGGGCTGGCGCTCGACAATCAGCCGGAGCGAGGGCTCGCGTTCGATATCGACAATTGCTCGGTGACGCGGCTCGACTATTTCGCAAGCCCCGAGCGCAATGTCTGGCGGCTGCCGATGGTGAACCAGCAGCCGTGGATCGCGGACGATGCGCATGCGGCAATGCATCAACCCGCGGGACCGGAAGTCAAGAAGCTCGCCTGAGCAATTGCCCGGTGGCGCGGACGCGGCGTAAGCTTCAAGCAATCAAAACGTACTCTGGGAGAGAAACATGACCTTGTTCGACATGAAGGGGAAAGTCGCCGTCATCACCGGTTCGACGCGCGGCATCGGGCTTGCGATCGCCGAGCGCATGGCCGAGCACGGCGCCAAGGTGGTGATCTCCTCGCGCAAGGCCGACGTTTGCGACCAGGTCGCCAAGAGCATGAACGACAAGTTCGGCAAGGGCACGGCGGTGGCGATCGCCGCCAACATCTCGTCGAAGGAAAATCTGCAGAACCTCATCGACGAGAGCAACCGCGCCTTCGGCAAGATCGACGTGCTGGTCTGCAACGCCGCGTCGAACCCGTATTACGGTCCGCTCGCCGGCATCTCCGACGATCAGTTCAGAAAGATCCTGGACAACAACATCGTGGCCAACAACTGGCTGATCTCGATGGTGGTGCCGCAGATGATCGAGCGCAAGGATGGCTCGATCATCATCGTCTCCTCGATTGGCGGCCTGAAAGGCTCGACCATCCTCGGTGCCTACGCGATCTCGAAGGCCGCTGACATGCAGCTCGCGCGCAATTTGGCCTGCGAATACGGCCCGCACAACATCCGCGTGAACTGCATCGCGCCTGGCCTGATCAAGACCGATTTCGCGAAAGCGTTGTGGGACAATCCGGAGAATTTGAAAGCCTCGACTGCGCGTTCGCCGCTGCTGCGCATCGGGATCCCCGACGAGATCGCGGGCGCCGCGGTGTTCCTGGGCTCGAAGGCCGGCGACTTCATGACAGGCCAGACCATGGTGATCGACGGCGGCGCGACGATCAGTTGAGGCCCCAATAGGTGTCATCGCCCGCGAAGGCGGGCGATCCAGTACTCCGCGGCCTTCGTTGGAGAGCTCGCTCTCACCACATCCGCCCCGGAGTACTGGGCGGGTTCAAACGGTCGTCGCAACACCAGGAGTTTGGAGGTTGCGATGAACGTTGTAAGGCGCAGATCGGCGCGGTCAGGACGAGCCCCATTGCCGTCGCCGGGACGGCCCTCTATTGCCGGGCGCGATGAACAGAATAAATTTTGGCGGGCGATTGCCGCTGGGTTAAGCAGCGAAGATGCTGCACTCGAAGCCGGATTGTCACAACCTGTCGGAAGCAGATTATTCCGAAAGGCGGGCGGCATCCCACCAGCGATGTTCAGATCTTCGGCAAAGGCTCTCTCCGGGCGGTATCTCTCGTTGAATGAGCGCGAGGAGATCGCACTTCTCAAGGTGCAGGGCCATTCCATACAGGAGATTGGACGTCGCCTGGGGCGGGCTGCTTCCACAGTCTCCCGTGAACTGCG from Bradyrhizobium lupini harbors:
- a CDS encoding histidine phosphatase family protein; translation: MAGADKPKVVTTRWWWVRHAPVRNDGGNIYGQSDLACDTSDTYVFNAVAKVLPRKAVWYSSNLMRTHQTADAIWAAGFPRPASMKWEADLAEQNLGRWQGMNRAEFIASRPVGSSWFADINEPAPGGESFMDLYNRTRRTIERINNEAAGQDVIAVAHGGTIKAALGLALDNQPERGLAFDIDNCSVTRLDYFASPERNVWRLPMVNQQPWIADDAHAAMHQPAGPEVKKLA
- a CDS encoding SDR family NAD(P)-dependent oxidoreductase; amino-acid sequence: MTLFDMKGKVAVITGSTRGIGLAIAERMAEHGAKVVISSRKADVCDQVAKSMNDKFGKGTAVAIAANISSKENLQNLIDESNRAFGKIDVLVCNAASNPYYGPLAGISDDQFRKILDNNIVANNWLISMVVPQMIERKDGSIIIVSSIGGLKGSTILGAYAISKAADMQLARNLACEYGPHNIRVNCIAPGLIKTDFAKALWDNPENLKASTARSPLLRIGIPDEIAGAAVFLGSKAGDFMTGQTMVIDGGATIS
- a CDS encoding LysE family translocator, whose translation is MIDHTTLITYILIVLGFVFIPGPATLLTMARAASSGTRVGIATGAGIAAGDVVHTTMAIVGLSAIIATSALLFSVVKYAGAGFLIYLGIRAMLDKTPLEVNGGAPAISAVRAFRQAVLTEVLNPKTALFFLAFLPQFVRPEHGSTTLQLALLGAVFVLLGLLSTVVFAVGAGRLGDLLRRHPAVVKWQGKVVGTIYCAVGVRLALQER
- a CDS encoding SDR family NAD(P)-dependent oxidoreductase: MGRLQGKSVIITGAGSGIGRAAALLFTREGAKLIAVDRSEAVKETVDEVKKAGGVAEAMMADAGSEKDVMAVIDKAVKTHGRLDVIWANAGVSGGLVPLGEQTVEQWQEVLRINLIGPFLAVKHAMPHMVKQQSGAIVLTASVAGLKAGASGHPYAASKAGVISLVQTTAYSLTGTGVRINAVCPGLIETGMTKPIFDRAKERGTADKIGQLNPLKRPGQPHELAAMGLFLASDEASYVNGQAFPVDGGLTASMPYTGKPV
- a CDS encoding phosphotransferase family protein, encoding MADGVRKDEEFSGTKPVEERHRIDEMRLEAWLRENVEGYEGPLVVLQFKGGQSNPTYRLDTPNRSYVMRRKPFGKLLPSAHAVDREYRVIAALGKQGFPVAKAYALCQDDSIIGSAFYIMSMEDGRVFWDPTLPSQTRDDRRKIFTSKIETLAKLHMFDPVAIGLGDFGKPGNYFARQIDRWTKQYRASETQTIPEFEKVAGWLPKTVPEQARVSIVHGDYRLDNMIFHATEPRVQAVLDWELSTLGDPMADFTYLLMQWVMPGLDGADLKALNIPSVEEAAQIYCNVTKMTVPDLNWYFAYNLFRLAGITQGIAGRVRDGTAANAKALESAKRTVPLSKASWEYAQKAGAV
- the argE gene encoding acetylornithine deacetylase, giving the protein MPSSRPDRIRKLLADLVGFDTISDRSNLPLIAHIESYLAAHGVKSERIVDETGQKAALWVTIGPEDRPGLVLSGHTDVVPVVGQDWSHDPFKLIERDGRLYGRGTTDMKGFVAVCLAMVPEMLEAKLATPIHLAISYDEEIGCVGVRPMLREVAKKRIKPLGAFIGEPTEMKVIIGHKGKHGVRATFQGLARHSSIAPEGVNAIEYAAELIVEIRRRAFQLASTKATNSLYDVPHSTLLTSIVHGGAALNIVPDTCTVDFECRGIGITESREVTDAIVAWAKTEIEPAMRARHPECGIDFEEILDYPALDTAADATIVTLAKSLAGRNDHAKVAFGTEASLFASMTDIPSVVIGPGSIAQAHTPDEFVEMAELEKCAGFVEKLIAHCVKG